One Defluviimonas sp. SAOS-178_SWC DNA window includes the following coding sequences:
- a CDS encoding NAD-dependent deacylase — MRQIVILTGAGISAESGLGTFRDVGGLWSRYDWRDLATPEGFARDPGFVLAFYNWRRERVRAARPNPAHEALARLQRDWPGGVTLITQNVDDLHEQAGSTGVVHMHGTHLTALCAACGHRWPAPEVMAAPDPCPACARPATRPDVVWFGETPYHMERIGAALSSADLFVSIGTSGTVYPAAGFAALARKAGARTLELNLEPSENADLFDEARHGPASTIVPGWVAALLG, encoded by the coding sequence GATCGTCATCCTGACCGGCGCCGGGATCTCGGCCGAAAGCGGGCTCGGCACCTTCCGCGATGTCGGCGGGCTCTGGTCGCGCTACGACTGGCGCGACCTCGCGACGCCCGAAGGGTTCGCCCGCGATCCGGGCTTCGTCCTCGCCTTCTACAACTGGCGGCGCGAACGGGTGCGGGCGGCGCGCCCGAACCCGGCGCATGAGGCCTTGGCACGGTTGCAACGCGACTGGCCGGGCGGGGTGACGCTCATCACCCAGAACGTCGACGATCTTCACGAACAAGCCGGCAGCACCGGTGTCGTCCACATGCACGGCACGCATCTCACCGCGCTCTGCGCCGCCTGCGGCCACCGCTGGCCGGCGCCCGAGGTGATGGCGGCCCCCGACCCCTGCCCCGCCTGCGCCCGGCCCGCGACCCGACCCGACGTGGTCTGGTTCGGCGAGACGCCCTACCACATGGAACGGATCGGCGCGGCCCTCTCCTCCGCCGACCTCTTCGTCTCGATCGGCACCTCTGGCACAGTCTACCCGGCCGCCGGGTTCGCCGCCCTGGCGCGCAAGGCCGGGGCGCGGACGCTGGAATTGAACCTCGAACCCTCCGAAAACGCCGATCTCTTCGACGAGGCCCGCCACGGCCCGGCTTCCACGATCGTTCCCGGCTGGGTGGCCGCCCTTCTCGGCTGA